AGGTAAGGGTGAAGCTACTCGCCCCCTTCGCCCCCTTCATATGTGAGGAGATATGGGAAATGCTGGGGGGAGAGGGATTCGTCTCCACGTCGGAGTGGCCGAGCTGCGACGAGGAGGCGTTAGACCCGGAGGCTGAGGAGGCCGTTGATCTGATTAGGAAATTGGTTGAAGACGTGTCAAACATAGTTAAAGCTACAGGCATCTCCCCAAGCAGGGTAATTGTCTACACATGCGCACCTTGGAAGACTCGAATCTACCGTGAAATCCTCCAAACGCCTCATGGAAATCTAAGGATGGATGAGCTGATAAACAAGGTGAGGCGTGAAATCGATTTAAAGGAAGCTGACCGGCAAATCGGAAAATACGCAAGCCTGATCATGAAGGAAACATCCACCATGCCTGAGGATCTAAAGGAGAGAAAGGTTAAAGCCTTAAACTTGGATGAAAAAAGCCTGCTGTTAAACGCGAAAAGCTTCTTGGAAAAAGAGTTGAAGGCTGCCCTAGAGGTTTACAGCGAAGAAGACCCTGAAAAATATGATCCTAAAAGTCGAGCCCACTTATCCCAACCCCTGAGGCCAGCCATATTCATAGAATAACCCTGACTAGGGATTAAAAGGGTTCGGCGAGTAGAAAGTTTTCCATCAACTAACACCACGCATGATGGGAAATGAGGTTAAAATTTTAAGGTTCAAATTTTAATGATCACTGATGGGCGTTCAATTCGGTCAGGATGGAAAGTAATCCATATATGTGGCGGGCCCGCGGGGATTTGAACCCCGGACCTCCGGCTTAGAGGGCCAGCGCTCCGTCCAGGCTGAGCTACGGGCCCATTTCATTAAGATTTAAGAAACCAGCTATTTTATTTTTACTTAACATCGCTGAGAAGAAATCCTATGAGCAAAAGTTTCAATGATCAACACTTAATGACATTAAAGGGGAGGGACCCTAGACCCAAATGTCTCAACGCTTTTTTTCTAGAATACTTGTGGAGTGTCTAGGTCAGCGTTATTTAAGCGATTTCCATCTCATTCCCTGGATTTATTTTCATCGATAGGGGAGTCTTGAAATAATTTTTTAGATAAAGATTTTTAAGAGGCGCTAGTCGACGTTATACCGTTGACACTTTACGAGATGGTGTGTGAAATCGATATGCCCATCGATCCTGAGTTTATGAAGAAGTTGGAGAAAACTGGAGAGCATAGTGGACACGCGGTGTGGGGTGAGGTGAAGCCCCCTGATAAGCTAGGAATTCATGGAACCACAGTAGCCGTCGACTGGGATGTATGCGACGGAGATGAAGTATGTGTAGGGGTCTGCCCTGTAAACGTTTTCGAAATGGTCGACACTCCAGGGCATCCCACATCAAGCAAGAAATCAGATCCCGCGAGGGAATCTGAGTGCATTCAATGCTTAGCTTGTGAAGTTCAATGTCCAACTCAGGCCATTAAAATCACGCCTCCCTAGCCGAGCAATCCAATCTTAGCTTAAAAGACCCTTAACCCTAAATTTTTTCATCCGGTTTAGAAATTCGCGTAAAAGTAGCAGTCAATGAATCATAGAGTGTCCCCAGTCTGCTGAGGTTTATTAACCACTTCATCTCGGCTGTCAAGATAAGGTTTAGTTGGACCGGTGGCCGGAGTTAATTAGGCTTCGAGGATGTTTGAAGGTTTCAGTGAGCTTTAACGATTAGTAGAAGCATACATTTTACATGGCGGTTATAAGCGGTTAAAGATTCGATCACTTTTCCGCAGCTGGGCCGTGAGGCGGCATAAAATTTATTAAATACGCCCGTTCAGCTATACGCCTGAAGCCCTAGGATCCATTTTAAGGGTTATCGTTCCGGATGGGAGTGCATTTCCTCGTGAAGAAAATAGAAGGGGCGGAAACAAAAGGGTTTTCCGTGTTTAACCATGAATTGGTGCCGAAACACGTAATTTTAAAACAGGAAGAGGTGGAAGAGCTTCTTCATAAGCATCGCATAAAGCCTCATCAGCTTCCATACATTAAGGCTTCTGACCCAGCTGTCAGGGAGATTGGGGCGAATCCAGGTCAAATAGTGAAGATTATAAGGAAAAGCCCCACGGCTGGGGATCATGTATACTACCGTTTGGTAATAGAGGGATGAAAGGATGCGGCTGAACGCCAACGACTTGTGGCGGTTGATGGAGCGTTTTCTGAAGCATGAGGGCCTTGTCCGACAGCATATAGATTCATACAACGACTTCATTGAAAACGGCCTGCAAGCCATAGTTGATGAGACTGGGGAAATACCCATCGAGGTGGAAGAATACCCGTTAAAAATTAAGCTGGGGAGAATCGAGGTGGGATTCCCCAGGGTAACGGAGGTGGATGGCGCGGAGCGGCAGATATACCCGATGGAGGCGAGGATTAGAAACCTCACATACTCGGCTCCCCTCCACCTGGAGATGACAACGATCATGGATGGAAGGGAGGTTTCAACGGAAAACGTTTACATAGGCGACATACCGATCATGCTTAAATCCAAGATTTGTCCTTTATCGAACCTCACCCCCAATGAGTTGATGAGCGTCGGTGAAGACCCCTTAGACCCGGGAGGGTACTTCATCATAAACGGCGCTGAAAGGGTGATAGTGGCCCTTGAAGACCTCGCTCCTAATAAGATCTTGGTCGAGGTGGAGCGTGGCGGAGCCACTCACACCTATAAGGCTAAGGTGTTCTCCACCACCGTTGGGTTTAGGGCTCGCATCGAGGCCAAGATGAAAAGCGATGGAGCCATATATGTTTCCATGCCCGGGATACCGGCGGACATACCTTTCACCATCCTTATGAAAGCCCTGGGCTTAGAGGAAGACGTGAAAATCGCCGAGGAAGTATCGCCCATCGACTACATTCAAAGCGAGCTTGAACCATCATTCGAGAAGGCTGTAGGCGTGACAACAACCCTTGAAGCCTTACTGTACCTAGGCAATAGGCT
Above is a window of Candidatus Bathyarchaeia archaeon DNA encoding:
- a CDS encoding DNA-directed RNA polymerase subunit H → MEGAETKGFSVFNHELVPKHVILKQEEVEELLHKHRIKPHQLPYIKASDPAVREIGANPGQIVKIIRKSPTAGDHVYYRLVIEG
- a CDS encoding ferredoxin family protein; the encoded protein is MPIDPEFMKKLEKTGEHSGHAVWGEVKPPDKLGIHGTTVAVDWDVCDGDEVCVGVCPVNVFEMVDTPGHPTSSKKSDPARESECIQCLACEVQCPTQAIKITPP